The proteins below are encoded in one region of Rouxiella sp. S1S-2:
- a CDS encoding aspartate/glutamate racemase family protein, with product MTHRIVLLHATPVAMAPIHTAFSEIWPEAELVNLLDDGLSIDRAREDELSSTMIDRFVRFGHYGYDMAAQGILVTCSAFGPAIDKLAESLPIPVLKPNEAMFHEAIAQGNKIGMLATFGPSIDTMTQEFDDYVSEQGSDATLETILVADAIDLLRKGDAESHNRLVAARAQELSHCDVIMLAHFSTSRAAASVREHVSIPVLTAPHAAVKRLK from the coding sequence ATGACACATCGCATTGTTCTTCTCCATGCTACACCGGTAGCAATGGCACCGATCCATACAGCATTTAGTGAAATCTGGCCCGAAGCAGAGCTCGTTAACCTGCTCGATGACGGTCTATCCATTGATCGCGCTCGCGAGGATGAACTTTCAAGCACCATGATTGATCGTTTTGTTCGCTTCGGGCACTACGGTTATGACATGGCTGCCCAAGGGATTTTAGTGACCTGTTCGGCGTTTGGCCCAGCGATAGATAAACTTGCCGAGAGCCTCCCCATTCCTGTTTTGAAACCCAACGAAGCCATGTTTCATGAGGCGATAGCGCAGGGGAACAAAATTGGTATGCTCGCGACCTTTGGCCCATCGATTGACACCATGACGCAAGAGTTTGATGACTATGTGTCAGAGCAGGGTTCTGACGCCACTCTTGAGACCATTTTGGTGGCGGATGCCATTGATTTATTGCGTAAAGGCGATGCGGAAAGCCACAACCGCCTCGTTGCGGCTCGGGCTCAGGAATTGTCCCACTGCGACGTCATCATGTTGGCCCACTTTTCAACGTCCCGTGCAGCAGCCAGCGTACGCGAACACGTTTCCATTCCTGTGCTCACGGCTCCACATGCCGCAGTAAAACGTCTCAAG